A single region of the Pseudomonadota bacterium genome encodes:
- a CDS encoding PEGA domain-containing protein, which produces MIKKKYFVLLCLIALLGFGCETPILRQDIPVSSNPVGAKIYADGRLFGQTPGTVSLERTRDHILTIVKENYRQEDLMIRKQYQSNKVLMKAVQSGVNSGLFFKDTRMGVNSGFSSISRQEETGEAYILVPPAVIVNLVPLYSPTTGVSVPPPGLPGAQGTPPGQPPVTYNSPPADTESTIKDVFKAGIVAGAAAGAVQTKPIEKKWETSSSSRSYTKSDGTMVTEKSGTSVSVSVNPAAAMVNLIDILSK; this is translated from the coding sequence ATGATAAAAAAGAAATATTTTGTTCTATTATGCCTTATTGCCCTTCTTGGGTTTGGCTGTGAAACCCCGATTCTCAGGCAGGACATTCCTGTATCGTCTAATCCCGTGGGTGCAAAAATCTATGCAGACGGAAGGCTTTTTGGACAAACACCAGGCACAGTTTCTCTTGAGCGAACACGCGATCATATCCTGACAATAGTCAAAGAAAATTATCGTCAGGAAGATTTGATGATTAGAAAACAATATCAGTCCAATAAGGTACTTATGAAAGCGGTTCAGTCAGGGGTTAATTCGGGGCTCTTTTTCAAAGACACGAGAATGGGAGTTAACAGTGGTTTCAGTTCCATCTCAAGACAGGAAGAGACAGGAGAAGCATATATCCTTGTACCTCCGGCGGTAATAGTAAACCTTGTTCCGCTTTATAGCCCGACAACAGGCGTATCTGTTCCTCCTCCGGGTTTACCAGGGGCTCAAGGAACTCCTCCCGGTCAACCTCCTGTTACTTATAATTCTCCTCCTGCGGACACAGAGAGCACGATAAAAGATGTCTTTAAAGCCGGGATTGTTGCCGGTGCAGCCGCCGGTGCCGTGCAGACAAAACCAATTGAAAAAAAGTGGGAAACATCTTCCTCATCAAGGTCATATACAAAATCTGACGGCACAATGGTTACTGAAAAATCCGGCACTTCAGTGAGTGTCAGTGTCAACCCGGCAGCAGCAATGGTTAACTTAATTGATATACTATCTAAATAA